A genomic window from Flavobacterium hankyongi includes:
- the kdsA gene encoding 3-deoxy-8-phosphooctulonate synthase, which produces MNLHNIPNIKHLDSGNFFILAGPCAIEGEEMAMRIAEKLVGITNDLKIPYVFKGSFKKANRSRIDSFSGIGDEKALKILQKVGKEFGIPTVTDIHTNEDAAIAAEYVDVLQIPAFLVRQTDLVVAAANTGKTVNLKKGQFMSPESMKHAVQKVLDCQNENVMVTDRGTMFGYQDMIVDFRGIPTMQNLATTVLDVTHSLQQPNQMAGVTGGRPDMIETIAKAGIAVGVDGIFIETHFDPANAKSDGANMLHLDYFEDLMKKLVAIRQTINQF; this is translated from the coding sequence ATGAACTTACACAACATCCCTAACATCAAGCATTTAGATAGTGGGAACTTTTTTATACTAGCTGGACCTTGTGCTATAGAAGGCGAAGAAATGGCTATGCGTATTGCCGAAAAACTTGTTGGAATTACCAATGATCTTAAAATACCTTATGTTTTTAAAGGATCATTCAAAAAAGCAAATCGCTCAAGAATTGACAGCTTTTCAGGTATTGGTGATGAAAAAGCATTAAAAATATTACAAAAAGTTGGAAAAGAATTTGGTATTCCAACTGTAACAGATATACATACTAACGAAGATGCGGCAATAGCTGCTGAGTATGTAGATGTTTTACAAATTCCTGCATTTCTTGTTCGTCAGACTGATTTAGTTGTAGCAGCTGCAAATACGGGAAAAACCGTGAATCTGAAAAAAGGACAATTCATGAGTCCAGAGAGCATGAAACACGCAGTACAAAAAGTATTGGATTGCCAAAACGAAAATGTAATGGTTACCGATAGAGGGACTATGTTTGGATATCAAGATATGATTGTGGATTTTAGAGGAATTCCAACAATGCAAAACCTTGCAACAACTGTATTAGACGTAACCCATTCATTACAACAACCTAATCAAATGGCTGGTGTAACTGGAGGTCGTCCTGATATGATTGAAACTATTGCAAAAGCCGGAATTGCTGTGGGTGTTGATGGAATATTCATCGAAACTCACTTTGATCCTGCAAATGCAAAAAGTGATGGTGCCAATATGCTTCATTTGGATTATTTTGAAGATTTAATGAAGAAACTGGTAGCAATACGTCAAACAATTAATCAATTCTAA
- a CDS encoding MDR family MFS transporter, with protein MATAATADNDLVEYGFRRVIITITAVLCALLEIVDTTIVNVALTNMRGSLGATLTDVAWVITAYAIANVIVIPMTSWLSQQFGRRNYFAVSIIVFTVASFLCGNATNIWELVAFRFIQGLGGGALLVTAQTIITESYPVEKRSMAQAIYGMGVIVGPTLGPPLGGYLVDNFSWPYIFYINIPLGIIATFLTLTFVRSPKYGEKLKANQVDWWGIIFLSAFIGSLQFVLEHGQQDDWFSNSTIIILSTVSFLGLLAFIWRELTYKYPIVNLSVLKDGNLRIGILMGFILGFGLYGSTLIIPIYTQQILGWTALDAGMLLIPGSITTAILMPFVGKMIQKGIPQSYMISVGFLVFFFFTFWMHNVMTPDTGVEHFYWPLILRGIGLGLLFVPITTLSLSTLKGKHIGEGAAFTGMFRQLGGSFGIAIITTFITRFSQKHRVDLIANLDGSKFEVQERLNAMKRMFRSKGFSANEAMQKAYQLFDLSILKQSTVLAYMDIFMALGIMFLCCIPIVLLIKRSKNKVDISDAMH; from the coding sequence ATGGCAACAGCAGCAACAGCAGACAACGATTTAGTCGAATACGGTTTTAGAAGAGTCATTATTACCATTACGGCAGTACTTTGTGCCTTACTGGAAATTGTAGATACCACCATTGTAAACGTGGCCTTGACCAATATGCGCGGAAGTTTAGGCGCTACTCTTACCGATGTAGCATGGGTAATTACTGCCTATGCAATTGCAAACGTAATCGTAATACCAATGACAAGTTGGTTGTCCCAACAATTTGGAAGAAGAAATTATTTTGCTGTTTCCATTATTGTATTTACTGTAGCCTCATTTTTATGTGGTAACGCAACCAATATTTGGGAACTGGTAGCATTTCGTTTCATACAAGGTCTTGGTGGAGGTGCCTTATTGGTAACTGCACAAACTATTATTACCGAAAGTTATCCAGTAGAAAAAAGGAGTATGGCACAGGCAATTTATGGTATGGGAGTAATTGTAGGACCAACACTGGGACCTCCTTTAGGAGGTTATCTAGTAGATAATTTTTCATGGCCTTATATCTTCTACATCAACATTCCATTGGGAATTATTGCTACATTTTTGACATTAACATTTGTTAGAAGTCCAAAATATGGTGAAAAGCTAAAAGCCAATCAAGTTGACTGGTGGGGAATCATATTTTTATCAGCATTCATAGGCTCGTTACAATTCGTATTAGAACATGGTCAGCAAGACGATTGGTTTAGTAATTCTACCATTATAATTTTGAGCACTGTCTCTTTCTTAGGCTTATTAGCCTTCATTTGGAGGGAATTAACATACAAATATCCAATTGTTAATTTAAGTGTTTTAAAAGATGGAAACTTGCGTATTGGTATATTGATGGGATTCATCTTAGGTTTCGGATTATATGGTTCAACATTGATTATTCCAATTTATACACAACAAATTTTAGGTTGGACAGCGCTTGATGCCGGTATGCTTTTAATTCCAGGATCAATCACAACTGCTATATTAATGCCATTCGTAGGTAAAATGATTCAGAAAGGAATTCCACAGTCGTATATGATTTCAGTTGGATTCCTGGTATTCTTCTTCTTTACCTTTTGGATGCATAACGTAATGACACCAGATACTGGCGTTGAACATTTTTATTGGCCATTAATCTTAAGAGGAATTGGCTTAGGATTATTATTTGTACCAATTACCACGCTTTCGCTTTCAACTCTAAAAGGAAAACATATTGGTGAAGGAGCTGCTTTTACAGGAATGTTCAGACAGTTGGGAGGTTCGTTTGGTATTGCAATTATTACTACGTTCATAACACGTTTTTCACAAAAACATCGTGTCGATTTAATCGCTAATCTTGATGGTAGTAAATTTGAAGTACAAGAGCGTTTAAACGCTATGAAAAGAATGTTCCGTTCAAAAGGATTCAGTGCAAATGAAGCAATGCAAAAAGCCTATCAGTTATTTGATTTATCTATTTTAAAACAAAGTACGGTATTGGCTTATATGGATATTTTCATGGCATTAGGCATTATGTTTTTATGCTGTATCCCTATTGTTTTACTCATCAAACGCTCAAAAAACAAAGTTGATATATCTGATGCAATGCATTAA